The sequence CTCATTCTTAATGCCTCCTGTGCTTCTAATACTAATGTAACTGAACCACGTTTTTTGCTGCTCAGTATTACTGCTCTTAGAGAAACAGGCAGCTTTGCGTGGGCTTGTATGGCTTGTCTGCACTAAGGTTTTTCTCTTGGATCCTATTTCCAGGGGTCAGTCAAGTTGAAGGAAAGAGTAAAAGATCAAGGACAGGCTGGGCTGAACACCCTACCATATTGTTAGAGTCAAATCCATGCTCTGACatgcaaaaaaggagggaaggctCATGGGACTGGCAGGATAGTGCCCATATTTCAAGGGTAAGCTTTGTAGGGTTTTCATATCCAATAACCATGATATGTAAAACACATTAGTAGTAAAGCAAACATTACTCCAGGGCACTAAAACACTGCTCTTTTTAGTCTTCTGTTTCCCAAGCTAAGATTTAGGTGGGAAATGTTCCAGTTGTGACAGTTCTGAGGGAGACAAATTTGAGGAGTGCAAAAGGCAAAGAGCTCAGTTAGTAACTAACTCAGCCTCCATCCAAGAGGAGCATGTGGCTTGTAATTAGATCACATGTAAATTGGAGGAATATAGTTGGGGATACTAGACCTGCCTCTGGTGttagtggcctcggaggtacaTGGCTTTTGGCGATCACACTTCTGACCTTAAGCACTAAGTACCCACAAGCTGCATTAAATCCAACATACCTGTAATAGGATTCTTGCAGCCAGCACACTTCTTGGCAACACACTCCTTGTAGCAGTCAACACAGTAAAACTGATCCTCTACAGCTGTGAAGCGCTTCCCACCCAGTTGCTTCTTGCAGTTGGAACAAATGAAGCACTCTGAATGCCAAGGCTGCTCCTGGTAAGTGAGACCTCCAGAAGTGATGGGCTAGGAGGCAAAGAGCAGATATGCTGTGTTTCAGAATCGGTAGGGAAGAAGAGAGGTGACACTTGAGTGGCATGTATGGTGGGAGAGCTTTGTCATTGTGAACATCTTCTTTTgaagcttttcattaaaataaaatagagcaATACTTGAGTTTCTGTAGCCTGAAATCCTACATGTCTGGAGCTTTCGTAATAGTTTATTTTACCTGCAGCAACTCTGCAATTCTACATTAATCAGTTGCAGAAGTTGTAAAACAGCTGTTCTATATAAAACATACATTTGCTGCTTGACTACACAATACCTACTAGAGAGCTTAAACCATCTTAGCCTTGTCAACCCCAAAGCAAGTGCAAGACTCATGTTATCTTGGTTTTCTgtctgggcagcagagctgtcctCGGAAAACTCTACAGCCCCTGCTCAGCTACTGTAATATGCAATAACCTTTAGCTCGCTCATGATGTTAAGCCACACCAGCTGCTCACAGCAGTATCTCAGGGATAGAAAGTAAGCAGTGGTACCGCAACAGCATGATCTGTCTGCTAATTTACCCTCCTAGCATCTAACAGACATGTAAGTGTTAGCAACTCTAAATTCAGGCAGCTGCCTTTGCAAACCAGAAGGACTTACATTCTTGCATTTAGCACAGGTCTTGGCAAACTTATGCTCATGGCAGGAGACACAGAAGAAGTCATCACCCTTGGGGAAGAAGCTCCCAGATCCGATCACTTGCTTGCACTGGCTGCAAGTGAAGCAGTCCTTATGCCAGACCATCTTCTTGTACTCAACATTTTGGTCTCCTATAACAGACAATGTTATTTGGGATTTCAGGCCTGTGACAAACTCTCCACCCCTTGCAATGGGGCATGGCAGTAGACAAGACCTCAACTGGAGCATGTGAATAAGGGAAGGGCTGCTAATTTCTGCATCCCACTGAATTCCATCCAACCAGGGCCTTCCCgattttcttaaatgtttatgCCAGGCAAGTGCCTGAGGCCTTCTGAGAAGAGGAGCACTGGAGGTCGCACTTCTACACAACCCTGTCAGCAGAAATGGTTTAAGACTGACTGCTAAGGTGAAGAATCCACACAAGGGCTAACTGCAAGGCAACCTTTGAACGCTTGTCTAAAATGAACAGGGGAGAGCAACAGTTAAAACTTGCACCATTTTGTGGTGCTCCAGACTTTGAGCATGATGCCCAGACACCTAACAGCAGCGTCCAGAACTGATTAACCTCTGTGCTTTTGCACTGCGGCAGCCCTCGGCAGTGGTATCGCTAGCACCGTACCTGCAATAATAGGCTTGAAGCAGCCCTTACATCTGGGTGCATCCGCAGCGGCAGTGCAGTTGCTGCACCAAACCTTGTTGTTCTCCCTCAGCATAAAGGGCTCGTTGACCAAGGATGTAGAGCACTTGAAGCAGCGGAAGCAGTCATCATGCCAGTAACGGTTCTTGAAATGCAGCTCCTGGAACAAACGAAAATGGAGTGAGCAGTAAGCCCTTCCCTTTTGCTGAGCACCCCTTAAAACAAGCAGGCGTCTCATAAGCTTTGGCAGtaaggatagatttttttttcttctcctatcACTTCCACGTTCAGCATTTGGGGGTGCAGGTCATCTGCAAATAAGGGGAGGGGCATTTAACTGGACTTACTGACACAAGGGACTTAATTACAATCACAGCTAAAAGGCTACCAcgaggaagatttttttttaaatccgcTATACAATAAAACTTGGGAGTTTCAGGGTACCGGTGTTTCTAACAAGCCACTTCGAGATTTGAAGTTCTGCAAGCATTTGTGGGCTTCTCTAGTCATCAGGTTCCCTCTAGTTAAGGTGTACATTATTATTGCCATAAACACAAAGCATTAAAGGCTTAACTAACTGACAAAAGCCAGACCAAGGAGTGTGTTCCCAAGTGCTCGGGCCTGAAGATTAGTTTTCTGCAGGTGCTATGCAGGCTGGATTAACTGCAGTGCTGTCTTCAGGACAGCTCAGCTTTTGCAGCAGTTCCTGTGGCTGAATCTAGATCCTGAAATTAGATCCTATGCAAAAGCAGCCCATCCTGAGCATCCCTTACTGTGTTATCCCAGAGCCTCTGGCTCTTTGCCCAAGGAGGACGTGCAAGCACGGCCTGCCTAGCAGCGAGCGGGCTCACGACAGAACTTGCTTTTGCACAGAGCCTCACCGACAGGCCAGAGCCAGGAAAAACAACTGGGAGGGAAATCAGCATCTGCCTGTCCCCTTCTCATCACAAAAATGTAATGCTACACCCACCCGTTCAGCTGCTCAGCACTCACCTTGGAGTCGGCACCAATGGGTTTCTTGCACTCGATGCAGGTGTTGGCGCAGAACTTCTCGAAGCACTTGACGCAGCAGTGGCGGCCCTCCTTCTGCACGTACTTCTTCCCTTGCAGCGGGTCGCGGCAGTAGTGGCAGTCAAAGCGCTCCGACATGGTGCCCACAGTGTAACTGCCAGGCCCTGCAAGAGGAAAGGCGGTAGATTTACAGCCCTGAAGCCCCAAGAGCTGTTACAGCTTCTGGGGCCTGTGCAAAGGAGGCCGTTTAATGGAAAGCGCTCGGCAGTGAATGCATCGCGGTGCCAAGCTCTTCGAGGGCTTGTTATTACAGAGGGCAGCTTCTGTTGGGGCAGCGCTGCTCCCAGGCAGTTCAAAGGTTTATAAAACAGACTTCTCTCTGCCAACAACACAGGCATTTTCTAGCTGCCCACGTAGTCCTTCCTTTTCATACTTTCCTGACAGGAGCATGTTTCATTAACAGCCTCTACCACGTCTTAGCACAGTCACACCTCCACGCAGTAGCCCCAGAGTGGTGTCCCCAGGCCCACACCTGGCTGCCGAGACGCAGCTCTGCTTTGCAGGGACCTGGGGCGGGTCTGGGGCAGGGTGGCGGTCAGGGCTGCGCGCAGGCAGGGCTCGTCTCCCTCCGGGTGCTGGAGCAGAGGTGGGAACACCCAGAAGCGCCTCCATGGCCTCCTCTCACCATAGTGCAGCATGTCCAAGTAAACTGTACCACTCCATTCTGACTTTTGCTCACagaccattttaaaaaaaaaagaaaagaaagaaacagagaaatggtGGCCAGGACAAAGCAGGAGATTTAGTTTTCTTCTATGCTGTAGGACACTCACCAAGCGCCCAAGCTGCCAGCACTCTGGCACCTTGTCCTTTGAGCACCAAGTCCTGCCAAAGGTACAGTGAGCTCATCAGCCCCCAGCACACTAGAGCCTCTCTGTCTTGCAAAGGCCTCAGCAGACTTAAATGTAGCTTTACCATTGCTAATTAGGGCTCAGCCCTGCACCCACTGAAGTCACGAGTTTTGCCATTAGCACTACCCTGAGCAGACACTAAGGCTTGTGCTTATGTCTGAGTTTCGCCTTTGGGGGGTCTGAGGCCACTAAACGCTCGCTCCTGgggagcctggctgcagcagacaCCCTGGGGTCACGCACAGCCATCGCCAGCTCATGCCTCCACACTGCCCTTTAGGCTGCAGCGGGGAGACGCGCCATGAAGCGCCAGGACGACGCGGGCTGCAGAGGACGGCAGTGTGGGCTGACTCCCGGCTGTGCTGTGGAGCCCAGCAGGGACGGGGCCAGCAGCTGCCCGACCTCCTGGAAGCACCGCGTTTGCCCTGCGGTCAGCGTAAGCAATGCATTAGTAACACAAATATCTTTGTTTGCCTTAATAACCAGCCAAGATGTGAATGCTAGATTTCTgcctgcagagaggcaggatgGGCTCTGGCCCAACAAGAAAAGGCAGCGCGCTGCCTCCCAGGGTCCCGGCTGCCGCGAACGCAGCCCTGCAAAGTCTGCTCACTCCATGACTCCGGGACACGGTTCCTGGAGCAGGAAACGAAGCCAAGCAGCAGCCTTTCCTTATCACCTTCTTAAGAGGCAGGATCCTAGCCTGTTTTGTTCACATATTTCATGTCAAGCAAGGGTAACGATACCTAATCGCTCATTAACAGTGACTTAGTTCACGAAGGCCGGATCCAACAGCCCCTCGCTAGACCGTGGCTGAGGCTCACGTGATTTGTGCACGGACACTACCGCCAACCAAGGACAGAGCAGAATAGTTTCCATTTTCCATGTTTCCAGCCGAAGCCCGcagccagctgcagccctccTGAGGCCTTTTGTGCCGGATATTTGTGCAGCTTCCAATCGCCTTTCTCACTGGGCTTGTATGTATGAAACGATGAGGGAAAAACAAGAAGAGATCCCCCAACTTTTAAAGAAACTTCTTAAGTtcctgccagcagcaccctgctgAAGCACGGCTATTGCACCGTGGCCGGCTAGCTAACGCTTCAGCTGGGAGCCGAGGGGGGTGATCTTTGGCTGCAGGATCGCCCTTTCTCCCCCAGATACCTCCCGCCCCAGCTCGCACGCCTAGTCTCAGCCTCCCAGAGCACCTCTGCTGACGGCTCTTTCCCTGCGCCTGTCCGCAGAGGAAGCCAGCAAGGTTTCCAGCTAAAAGGCTGCAGAAAGCACCCACGCGGTTATGTAACCCCACGCAGTCCTTCACCCTCCACCGTGACCGTCCCCCCGCAGAAGTGACCCTCGGGAGGCAACGCAGGGAGAGGGAGTCACGCGGTCAGGCAACATAACGCGGTGCTGCTTCCGCCAGCGGCTCCGCCGGAGCAGAGCCCTGCCGAGGCCGACAGCAGGGCAGGGACGGGCCCGGCACGCGCTATGGCCACCGGTCACGAGGGGCTTGATTTGCTCCGGCACCATGCACAAGCCAAGGTGTAACCGGAATAGGAAACAGGAGATGAGGCtcgtgctgctgcttctcagattTTAAAACCCAGGAGCCATCTCACCGGCTCCTGTTTGTCACCCTCCCGGTAACAAGCCGGAGGATCGCTGTTccagagagcaggacagatcATCCCGTCTCTCCTTGCAAAACCAGCAGGGACTCGCTCGGAAGGAGGCACgccgcgcgggaggcggcggccatGGGGCACAGTTCgcacccttccctccccttcagcTCCCAAAGCCGGGCCGGAGGCCCAGCTGGCAGGAGTTGCCCTCTGCGGGACCGGGTCCGGGAAGCGCAGCCTTGCCAAGGTCGGCGACGGCCGCGTCCTGCTGACGGCTCTGCCAAGGGTTGTGTTTGTGCCGGTTCAAACGAAACAAACAGCTGGGAAACGTGGAAACTATGTGAGCCAccgccagccctgcagagctttATCAAGCGCGCGGGTTTTATTTGGAAGAAATGCAATTGCGCAGAGTCCAGGCGAACGGTGCCGAAACATTCCCGATCTCAGGTTTAGGGTTGCCTTAAACCAGAGCACATAATTGCGAACACATGGCCCGGAGAGGAACATAATCCCGCAGTGCCATGTAACGCTTCATGCCTTAACCCGAGACAGACATTTATCACCGCGGCTTTGGAGACCTGCGGACAGCACTGGGCCAGGCGCCCACAGGAGCCCGCAGACATGCTAGCGTCTGCCCACCTTGAGCCAGCTCAGAGACCGACAGACCTCTCTCAGACTTGGCCAGGGATAGCGGGGGGACAGGAACTCACTTTCAGCTCTTACAGGAGCTTTCTGCCCTCGGCAGTATCATCCCTTCCCTGACCTAGGCCTCAGAAAGGCCCCTCCACCCCCTTGTCCTCAAGGAGGATGCACACGCCGTCCACTCCTGCTGCCAGAGCAGGTAAGGGCGAAGGCAGCCCCTGCACGTGGGGGGACCCGGTGTCTGCTCGAGCTGTGCGTTCACCCGTGCCGAGAGCCCACACCAGCCGGACCACCCCCAGCAGCCCTCGTGTGGAAGGAGCCCAGTTTGGGGCCAGTGCACAAGAGCCCCCAGACCCTGCCGGTCCACGGCAGGCTGCCGAGAGCAAGGCTGGGCTCTGGAGGCGACCACCAGGCCCCCTCCCCAGAGGGGAGCAGATGCCCATGAGAGACCAAAGAGCACTGCAGCCCCGGGGAAGAAACATTcagcctcctgctgctgctgcctgaaggGGTCCAGCCCCCCCGGCAGAGGGTAGAGACAGCCCGTACCTGCTGTGCTccgtaaaaaaataaatacatcttctAGGGCCTGGAGGGCAGCAGATCAAGATTTTAGAGAAGATGTTTACCTCCTAAGTAACCTATTCCTCCTGCAGCTGCACTGTACCCCCACCACTTTCCGGTACTTCCAGATACATCAACCTTGGCCTGTCTTTGCTGTCCAGAAAATAGGCCCGTTCATTGCAAAAAAACTAAAGACGCAGTGGATGCATGGAAAAACCTGAACTCCTCCTCTCAGCTTGTCATAACCACCCTTCCCCGGGGCCTCGGTTTCGGTGGATGCTGTGCAGCTTCCCCGTGTGAGccgtgcagcagctgctgggcacaGCGTGGATTCACACCAGTGCCACCGCCACGCTGCAGCGACGCGGAGCGCGGTGCTCGGGGTGAGCGCTCCTCAGCCTAACCAAGAAAGCTGTAATGCTTCATTTCACAGCGGTACATTTAAAACATGCACGTGTTTTAGCTTGAAGTTATTTGAACAAGGTTtctttggctgcagctgtgcaccAGACTAGGCTGTCCCCTGAGCTGAATCCTTAGCTAGAGGTCTCCTGTTTGACACCAGGAGAATCAGGTACCCGCCCAACACGCATCTCCAAGCCTCCTTTCAGCCCGGCTCATCAGCCAGCCGTTGGGACCACAGAACATGATTTGGGAAGCAGAAACAAAGTTATCGACTGACTCAAACCATCCTCTGGCCTGGGCTCCCCTCCGGCAGCGTAGGAAGGAGGCAGGCAGAGAGCGCGCAGGCTGCTGGGGATGGGGGTTAAACGCAGCACGTGCCTATCCTTAACAGCCTGCAGGGCCCTCGACAAAAGTAAGAGCTCAGGAAAAATCCAGCAAGACCCACAAGTCCTCTTTTTGTTCCTCTTCCAGAGGTTCAGCCTTCCCCAACAGCAGCGCTGCCAGTTTTCCAAAGCTGCTCCAGAAGCTACACCGCTTTGAGCGAGGCATCCCCCCGCCACGAGCCCCGACTGCCGCTGTCTAAATGTAGCTCCCTGATGAATTTGGCTACAGCTAGAGGGCAGCTGGCCAGACCGGTGGCCTTCTCGAGTATCAGGGTATTTGGCACCAAGACCGGCAGGAATTCAACTCTAACATTTACCTGACCGTAGAGGTGCCAGCTAGCCACTTGTCCCAAAAGAGCATCTGCTGCTTTCCCAAAGCAGCCCCTCAGTCCTTGCACAACCGCGGCTTTCGCCCTTCAAGCGGAGACCCCAAACGCAGGGACCCGCAGGGCTCCCGGTGCCCCGGGGCGGGCTGGCACCGCGTGCGGAGCAGCCGCGGGGCTCTGCAGGCTGGGGGCCGGGCTCGGGACCACGCGCAGCGCGGCACAGCGAGCCTCGGGCTCGGAGACGGCGCGGTGGCGAGACCTGAGCAGCACGGCCCCACAAGAGCGGTCGCGTTAACGCGCGCTTAATGACGTGCTTAATGATGCGCTGCTGCTCGAGCGAGGCAGCATCGCTGCGGTTTGCGGAGCAAAGGAAACCAGAGCACTCAGCAAACAGAGCTGAAGTACGGCTGATAAGCGAGGCGCTTGCCACAGGATATGTGCTAATGTCTCCGGGGAATATGTTTAAATGTGATAAACCACCGTAGAAGAACGCAAAGCGTGGTCTGCAACAGCGACCAGGGAAAGTGCGCTTAAACCTTAGGGACTCTCCTGGCATTTAGGAAAGGAGACTAAAGGTGTCAACCCGCCGCCTGGATACACGGGGCTGCATACTCCAGGGTGACATGGAGAGAAGGGAACATTTGCTTTTTGACTCTCCATGAGTTTGATCTTTCTCCGCCAGCTGAGTGCAGCCAGCCCCAGGAGCAGCAGGCACTGCCTACACCTGCCTGCTTCGGCCTCGGACCCGGCACCGGCTGGTGCATCACCTGAGTTACCATCTTCAGCATTTCTCCATGCAACATCGCGTGGTTTGCTATAAATACCAGGGAATACCCTTAAAAGAAGGGTCCCATTAACGAGGAGCACGCAGCAACACTCCGGCGTGCGCCTCAAGGTCACTGGCACGCTGCCCTGCACAGCAAACACCTGCAAAGCCAAAGGGAAGGGACATCACTTGCGGGTCGTTTTGCCGGGCGGGCTGGCAGCGCAGGGTGGAGAGCCGTGCTCGGCCGCTGCCAGGCCGGAGCACGTGCGAGCCGCGTACTCCATAACCCAGAAATTATCCTGTTGATAGAATGGAAGCTGCTTTATTTAGAACAAAAACAGCTCCAAGTTTGTCAGGCGGTTGCCAAATCGCTCCCCGTGGTCCTATTGCCACCACGTCTGAGCACATCCCAGTCACTGCTAAATCGTCACGCTTCTCCGGGGAAGGAGGGACGCGCTGTTGCAAACGCGCTGCTCCGCTCCCGCGAAGCCGTCCCCGCAGCGCTCGGCTGGGTCCAGCGAGGCTCCAGCGCGTGCGGCACCGCTGCCGAGAGCAGCTCCAAGTGCCACGCGGGGCCTGGGCAATGAGCCCTTCAAAAAGGACCCAAACCGATAGCAAAAGAATACCCtgcaaaaaaaaacaccccagacACAGGTAGACCCTGCGGCTGCCTCCAAGGCTCCCGGCTACGCGTGGACCTGCCCCTTCTCACTGCTGCGCGGCCTCTCTCGTGCCCAGGTGCAGCCAAGAGCCCAACACGGGGCTTCCTCcggctgcaggggctggcacCCACGGGACCCCGCTGCACCCCGTCGTAGCCACCCCAGCAGCGGGCACGCTGTAACCTGCCCGTGGCAGCACTCCAACCACAGCATCTGCTCGGGAGACGCTTTTGCATTTTACATTAGGGCACAACGACGGACACGGAGAGGCCAAACCCTGCCCTTGGCTCAGGCTGCCCCGCGGCCCAGCGCAGTCCCTCTGCACGGTGGCCATCCGCACCATGCGCATGCATGACTGTGCATGCATTAATTGTGATTATTGCTGTCGTACTTGGGCTAGAACCactcaaaagcaaaacagagcatGGTCCCTGTCCCAGCGAACGCTccgggggaggaagaggagctggaagGCAGGCACGGCCGGGAGCATAATGAGGTGGTGCAACAGCGGCGGTCGGTCTGGTGGGCTGAGGCCAGCAAATACGCGTCTTGCATCTAAATTGAATGGATCCCCTCTTTCTAAACAcctttgaaatgtttaaaaatgctcCAGGAAATGAGATTTTACACATTATACAGTGTACCTCCCTGAGCATCTGTGTCACACGAGTAAATCCTGAACAATTACGTGCAACGTGAGAAGCCTCACGCTTGTCGTCGCCCGGGGGGCCAAGCGCGAGTCTAGCGGCACGCTGCAGCTTTCCGCCCCGGCTGGGAGAGGCACTGCCGCCGGCCGAGCCTCGCGGGCACCACGTCCCCCTCGCCCGCGCGTGCGGCTGCTCAGCCCAACACCGTCTCCCCGGGGTGCCTCCACCCCACGGGCTGCTTCTCCTGGAGGCTTGCAGCAGGAGGGCAGCTGTGCAGGGTGGTTTAGGGCTGTGAACATACGCTGGACCTTGAGAGCACGGTTAGCGTCTAGGAACCAGGTAAGGGGTTTTAAATCCCCAAGAGCTTCCATGGGTCTGCAATTGGAGGGCTGGCCACAATTAGTCACAGATGGGAAAACGCAGCATATCTGTGTGCCCCAGGGGACATGCAAACCCACTTTCAGGAGTCCTGTCAGTGCTAACgggaaagaaaaattacattttcttattGCTGTCGAGGGTCAACCTGCTTGATGTACAAGACGAACACAGAGAAGAGGAAGTGACCGCAAACCTGCCTCCGGAGCAGGGCAAGCCAGCAGGGTTTACGCACGGGGCTCCCCCGCTTGCAGCAGCACCATGACAGACTCGCTGCCCAGCAGAGCACCATCCCCTCGCTCAGTCTTCCTCAAAAAGCAGCCAAGCCCCAGGACTCCCATGACAGCGGGTGCAGAAGCACTCACCACCCAGCCCATCTCACAGCTAGCTGCAGCCAGCACCCTCCCACACCCTCCTTATGGAGCCCATTGCCATCATGAGTTACAGCTGCAGATTGCAAAGACCGCACGTTGAGGGGGGCATTGCTGCGGTGCAGGATGCTGCAGCAGACCCTCCCTTCTCCCGTGAGCCCGCGCTGCCCCGTCACCTGTGTGCCTGTGGAAAGCCATCGGTACCAGCGCCCGTCACACGCAGCCCCGCAGGCAACGGTGTTCCCGGTCTCTTGGCCGATAAGGAAGCGCCTCGTTTGATAACATACATTTAAAGGGAGGCTATTAATACGGACGGGACTCCTACCAGATGTCCACTCCCCTCCCCAGAGATCACAACCTTAATCCCCCTTGAAAATTCTTACCATTTTAGGTGATCCGAGGGAGAAGAATAGGATCCAGAGACCTCTGTGGGCAACATGTAAATACCTGCCTGGCTACTCAGCACCCAAATTAGTCCCAAAGGCAGAGCGCGCCTCAGGAACTTGACCCCCTGCTAGTACAATTTGGCCTTGGCTTTGGAGCCAGGTTGCGTCTTGTAACCGTCGTGAGCTAAATTACAGACCCGACGTTGCTGCTGAGCTGCCGTTGCTGGAGGAAAGAGGCCCGAGGAGCCGGCTCCCGGCCGCATGGGAAGGCTGTTGCTTGTACCTCCAGGGACCTGGGTGAGAGCCCGGAGAAGACAACTCATGGGAGCTACTGCACGCTGAGGTTGGCTTGCCAGCAAACTGGTTCCCCTCTGGTTTTTACCCCCAGGAGGCTCAGGGCACTGCCGACCCGAAGTGAGCAAGCCCCCAACAGCAGCACTTCGGAGGTCTGGTTTCACGACCGTGGGGCTTCCCTGATGTCTGAGAATACAGCTGGGCTCCTTCTCCAGCGCTTGCCTTGCTGAGAGCCCCCTCCTCTACTCGGCTCTCTGCAAAACTCCCTGGAAGACCCCTGCTCTCGAGCACAGGTTGAACCCAATCGACCGATTTCCACCCAGATCACTGCAGGGAGCGGAGGGGGATGCGGGCGGCAGCGGGCAGAGGCAGCGAGCTCCAGCGCCGGCTCTCGCCCCGCGTTATGTAATCGGCAGCGGCCCgcgcgcagggccgggggccaGGGACACCCAGCTGCTAATCCCGCCTCGACACTGACTCACGCTATGGCCGTGGGAAAGGCACTTAACCTCCCTGACAGCCACTCGGAAGAGCCCGTGTTTATCATTCCTGCCCCCGGAGCCCATCACGGCGGCGTCTGGCCTCCGAGCAGCCATCGGCACATTCGGCCCAcgcggccccgctgcagcccagCGCCGGGAGCGTCTTTCCCGCGCGCCGCAGAGCCGCTGAGAGCTCCCTGGCCACACGCACGCGGCCGGGCacaggcagcccccagccccagcgctggGCTCGGCGACCCCGGCAGCGCGCACACGGCATCCGCGTCCTCCCTGGCATCCCGACACCACCGCGTTTTCCTCGCGGCCTGGAAAAGGGGCCGCCTTTGGCAGCACGCAAGCCCAGAATGGCGCAACGCGGACCTGCTCCATGGCACGGTGCGACTGGGAAATGTGCTAAAATACAAGTGCGCTGAAACGCTTTGGCGAGGAAAAACCCTCCGCTTTTCTGCCCCGGCTCGTGTATAAACTCAAGCAAATTGTTTGCATAATTCAGATGGTAACAGGAACCCTAACAACTGGTATTTTCCTGTGCTAATCTCACTGTGCACAGGGCGATGTTTACAGACACAAGCTCATTTTTGGCAGTGCGCGTCGAGCGTGCACCATGAACCATTCCCATTCCTCCCTGGGTCGCTATACAAAGCTGCTGCGGAGCTGTTCCCTCCTTCCCTGGAATACCCCGTTATTTCCATCAGAAATAGTAACCTTCGCTTCCCGTCCCGAAAGGCAGCACGGCATCGCTGCGCAAGGACAACCCCGTCTGCAGCCCTtcccgctgcccggggccggcgcgtgCCTGGGGTGCGCGTGGTTTTAACACGAAACCTTGGCTTTCCTGCGGGTCGGCAGCACCTAAGGGAGCAGGGCCGGAGGCATGGGCCCCGCTGCGCAGGTCCGGCCGCGCGGCAGCGTGGCTAAGGCATGGTGTCACGCCCTCGGGTAGGCGAATGATTCATATTGCGGTTTCCAGAGTATTTTCTTGCCCTAACAATCCTGCCAGAAAGGTCTGGGCGTCTCGGCTTGCTCGCACATCCTGCTGTCACTCAACGGGCAGAAGGTCCTAAATAGAGCCGTTACAGCCGGGGCATTGAGGAGCCATTAGTCACCATCATCAAAGAAAGAAGCAGGCAGCAGTAAATacggggaggaggggagcatcTGCCACCTCCCAGGGCCACGCTTCACCTCCCGGCCCCTATACACCGCTCAGCCGTGCCCAGTGAGCCTGCAGAGAGGGGGTCCCATGAAAATGAGAGCCCCAGCTCGCTCCATAAGCTGTCTCTTATGCAGACGGGCTTCGGACTCGCTCCACTCGAGGCTGGCGCTGCGGCAGCACAGGACCATCGGAGAGGCCGGCTCCGGCAGCGTGGGGCTTGGCGTCCACATCTACGTTTGCTCCCATCTAGCGTTTGCACAAAAACTTCCTTTTTTACAAGTAACAGCACAGCAGATCCAGGCTTTTGGGGGGTTATCTGTATATTATAAATCCCCTGTTACAGTCGCATGCAGCCTGCGCAGTGTCCCGCAGCAGCGTGCTCTGCGGCCGAACCCCTCGCAGCCCGCTCAGGCGATGGAGAGCCGGCGCGGCTCAAAGCCGCTTTGTCTTTAGAGCA is a genomic window of Dromaius novaehollandiae isolate bDroNov1 chromosome 11, bDroNov1.hap1, whole genome shotgun sequence containing:
- the FHL1 gene encoding four and a half LIM domains protein 1 isoform X2, translating into MLEGLFLDSSCVLCLVSKSSSVFFKQNSALTVMCVRLRVLMLLLLSGRDGPGSYTVGTMSERFDCHYCRDPLQGKKYVQKEGRHCCVKCFEKFCANTCIECKKPIGADSKELHFKNRYWHDDCFRCFKCSTSLVNEPFMLRENNKVWCSNCTAAADAPRCKGCFKPIIAGDQNVEYKKMVWHKDCFTCSQCKQVIGSGSFFPKGDDFFCVSCHEHKFAKTCAKCKNPITSGGLTYQEQPWHSECFICSNCKKQLGGKRFTAVEDQFYCVDCYKECVAKKCAGCKNPITGFGRGTSVVNYEDESWHDYCFKCTKCARGLANKRFVCHNGKIYCAECPKRL
- the FHL1 gene encoding four and a half LIM domains protein 1 isoform X1 — encoded protein: MLEGLFLDSSCVLCLVSKSSSVFFKQNSALTVMCVRLRVLMLLLLSGRDGPGSYTVGTMSERFDCHYCRDPLQGKKYVQKEGRHCCVKCFEKFCANTCIECKKPIGADSKELHFKNRYWHDDCFRCFKCSTSLVNEPFMLRENNKVWCSNCTAAADAPRCKGCFKPIIAGDQNVEYKKMVWHKDCFTCSQCKQVIGSGSFFPKGDDFFCVSCHEHKFAKTCAKCKNPITSGGLTYQEQPWHSECFICSNCKKQLGGKRFTAVEDQFYCVDCYKECVAKKCAGCKNPITAGFGRGTSVVNYEDESWHDYCFKCTKCARGLANKRFVCHNGKIYCAECPKRL
- the FHL1 gene encoding four and a half LIM domains protein 1 isoform X3 gives rise to the protein MSERFDCHYCRDPLQGKKYVQKEGRHCCVKCFEKFCANTCIECKKPIGADSKELHFKNRYWHDDCFRCFKCSTSLVNEPFMLRENNKVWCSNCTAAADAPRCKGCFKPIIAGDQNVEYKKMVWHKDCFTCSQCKQVIGSGSFFPKGDDFFCVSCHEHKFAKTCAKCKNPITSGGLTYQEQPWHSECFICSNCKKQLGGKRFTAVEDQFYCVDCYKECVAKKCAGCKNPITAGFGRGTSVVNYEDESWHDYCFKCTKCARGLANKRFVCHNGKIYCAECPKRL